The nucleotide sequence GCACTAAGCGTTTTCTTTTCCTCTCAAACTCCCCCGCCATGCCTACCCCCGACAACCTGCAAATCAAGCTCTCCGACGCCGACCTGAAGAAAATCACCGACGCGCTGGATGCCCTGGATGCGGCGCTGGCTCCGGTGCTCATCACGCTCACCGGCACCGAAATCAAGCGCCTGCCCAAAGCCTCCGACGCCTCGCTGCCCTTCATCCAGCAGGCCCTGGACCTGGCCGAGCAGCAGCCCCAGTTCGCGCCCGGCTACGTGGACATTCCGGGCCTGCGCCTGGATCTGGCGGCCTGGCAGCAGCTGCAGCGCGTGGCGCGGCGTCTGGAGCCGCTGGCCTCCAACCTGGCCAGCACCAACATCAAGCTGGGCAGCGAGGCCTACGTGACGGCGCTGGCCTTCTACAGCTCGGTGCAGCAGGCCGCCAAACAGGGCGTGTCGGGTGCCCAGGAAGCCCGCGACACGCTCAAAACCCGCTTCGAGCAAAGCGCGGCTAAAAAAGCCGCTAAGGCTGCCCGCCCGGCGTAGAGACGCGTATTCGCGTCTTGTCGTTGGCGCCGCCTGCGCAGGAAGGCGCAGTTCCGGTCGTTCAACGACGAGACGCGACTACGCGTCTCTACAGCGGGCGGCCCTGTCTGCCACGCGGGGCCGGATGAAGTTCATCCGGCCCCGCGTCAGTTTTACAGGAGCTCCCCTGAATTTCATAAGGGGCCACATGAATTTCACGGCAGGTCGGATGAATGGTACGGGAGGCCGGGTGAATTTTATCCGACCTCCCGTATTATTTACCGGCAACCGAATAAAAAAGACAGGAGGCCGGGTAAATTTTACCCGGCCTCCTGTCTTTTTACTGGGGCGCCCTGTCTCCGGCAGGCGGCCGCGCTGTGCGGGGTGGGGCGGCCACGTAGTTGCGGGCTATCAGCTGCTACAGCGGTTTCGCACACGATATACGCTCCGGTCCGACGCCGCAGGCGTCCGACCGGTTGCCGTCCGCGCCGTCCGCGCCGTCCGCGCCGTCCGCGCCGTCCGCGCCGTCCGCGCCGTCCGCGCCGTCCGCGCCGTCCGCGCCGTCCGCGCCGTCCGCGCCGTCCGCGCCGTAGGCGTCCGACCGGTTGCCGTCCGCACCGTTCGCGCCGTCCGCGCCACTGCAACGACACCCTCCCCCGCACGACGACGCAACAACCTCAGCATACGGCAACCGGTCGGACGCCTGCGGCGTCGGACCGGAGCGTGTACGACAACTACTTACTTCAGCTCAAACAGCAGCCCTGCGTAAGCGAGGCGGCCGATGCCGGGGCCGCCGTACACCTGCACGTTCTGGCTGTCGAGGATGTTGGACGCGCCCAGCTGCAGCGTGGCGCCCAGCTTCGGCAGCGTGTAGCCCAGGTAGGCATCCAGCGTGCTGTAGTCGGAGATAGTGCCAGTGGCGAAGGGCATTTCCTGCAGGTGGCCCTGGGTCCAGCGGTAGTTGAGGTTGTAGCTCAAGTGCTGGCCCACGAGGCCCTCGGCGCCCACATTGTACTTGTGCTTGGGGGCGTTGAAGAACGTGGCAAAGCCGGCCGGAATGTCCTTGCGGTCCAGCACGTTCAGGCTGTAGTTGGCCGACACGTGCACGGCGCGGGTGGCGTAGTAAGTCAAACCCACGGCGCCGCCCTGGGTGTTCACCCGGTCGTTGTTGTAGTAGGTGTAGATGAGGCGCGTAGGCTGGCCGGGGCCGAAGTTGGCGGCCTGCGCCGTGGCCAGCTGGGCCTGCGTGGGGCGGGTACCGTCGGTGTTGCCGATGAAGGTGGTGCCCCCGATGAAGTTGCGGTAGCGGCTGTAGAAGTAGTTCACATCGAGGTAGAGCTTGGGCACCAGAATGCCCTTGTAGCCCACTTCGGCCGTGTTTACGCGCTCCAGCTGCAGGCGGTCCAAACTCAGCTCAAACGTGCTGAGCGGGGCCGTGCCGAAGGGCTGGCCCGCCGCGTTGGTGCGGCTGTAGCCCTTGTAGCCGTTGCCGATGTTGCCCTGAATGCGGCCAAACCCGATTTCGGTGGCCGAAAACTGCTCCAGCTGCGAGGGGCTGCGGAAGGCGCGGCCGTAGCTCGCCCGGAAGTTGTGCTGCTTCTCGGCGCCTACCGAATACACGGCCGAGGCCCGCGGCGAGAAGGCCGCCTTGAAGTTGCGGAACTCATCCACGCGGCCGGCCACGGCCAGTTTCAGGCGGTCCTGCAGCAGCAGCTGCGAGAGCTGGGCGTAGCCGCCGTACTCGTAGTTGCGCAGGCGCTTGCCGTCGGTGTCCGCAAACAGGCGGCCATCGGAGCCCAGGCGGTATTCGCGGTAGGCGCCGCCCACCACCAGGTCGGTGGCGTCACCGAACTTGAACTGGTACTGGCCGCTCACGTCGTTCAGGAACGAGTTGAGGGTGTTGCGGGCGCCCTGGGTGTTGTCGGGGTTGTTGATGATGCGCTGGCGCAGCTGGCCGAAGCGCGGGTCGGAGCTTTTCAGCTGGGTGGCGTCGGCCGCGGCTTTGGCCGTGGCCTGGGCCGTGGCGGCGTCCTGGCCGGCGGCACGGGCAGCTTTGTAGGCGCTGTTGTAGCCCACCAGATACTGCTGGTAGTAGGTGGTGCTGCCGCCCTCGGCCGTGGGCGAAAGCTGCAGGTAAGCGCCCAGCAAATTCAACTCGTAGGTTTCGCCGCTGAAATCTTCCGACGAATACGCCCGCAGGAAGCCGCGTGCGCCTTTCAGCTCCACCTTATATTGGTTCAGCCCCAGGTCTTTGATGCGGAAGCGGCTCAGGTTCTGGTACGTGGACGTGCCCACGGCGTGCTTGGCGTCTAGGGTCAGCTTCAGGTCGTCGCGCAGCAGGTAGGCCACGCTGCCCTGCAGCCGGTAGGAGCGGGTTTTGTTGTCCTGGGCCACGGTTTCTTCTTCCGTGAAGCCGGGCATGTAGATGGTTTTGCCGTACAGCTCGGCGCTGGTGCCACCGGGCAGCTGCTGCTGCGGAATGTAGGTGTAGCTCAGGTCGCCGTAGCGGTTCAGAGCCTCGTAGCCCAGCGGCGAGCCCGCGGGGTTCACCGAGCCGCGGGTGGCCTCGAAGTTGCGGGCCACCCAGTCGTTGGCGGTCAGGTAGCTGCCGTTCACCTTGAAAGCGAACTTCTCGCCCAGCTTCTGGGCGTAGCGCAGCTGCCCGTCCAGCAGGTTGCGCTGGCCCCCCCGGATGCGGGCCGTCAGGCCGTCATACACGAACGGGTCTTTGGAGTTGAACAGCACCACGCCGTTGAAGGCGTTGGCGCCGTACAGCGCCGACGACGGGCCGTGCACCACCTCAATGCTTTCCATGTCCAGCTCCGGAATGCCCACCAGGTTGCCGGGGCTCAGGTTCAGGCTCGGCAGCTGCCCGTCGGCGTAGTCGTAGAGCTGAATCACACGCTCCGACTTGGCCGTGTTGAAGCCGCGGGTGCTGATGGACGTGAACAGCATGGAGGCCGAATTCACGTCGATGCCCTTGAACTGACCCAGGCCGGCCAGCACTTCCGGCGTCGAAATCCGCTCGATCTGGCGGGCCGTAATCTTCTCCACCGTTACGGGGGCGCGCATCACCTGCTCCTCCACCCGCGAGGCCGATACCACGGTTTCGTTGAGCTGGGTTGGGCTAGGCGCAAGGCCGATGTTGAGGGCGTTGTCGGGGCGCTTCACCTCGATGTCGCGCGTCTCGAAGCCTACGTAGGAGAAAACCAGCGTCACGGGGCCGTTGGTGAAGTCCACGGCCAGCGCAAACTGGCCCTGGCTGTCGGTGCTGGTGCCGATAAAGGTGCCTTTAATGAAGACCGTGGCCCCGGGCAGGCCCTGGCCTTTGTCGTCGAGTA is from Hymenobacter yonginensis and encodes:
- a CDS encoding TonB-dependent receptor; translated protein: MKHVYPPLLAALLLQQSQAATAASAGDKQPRKAARTAALLRNTPDVPVKSVIGSVLDDKGQGLPGATVFIKGTFIGTSTDSQGQFALAVDFTNGPVTLVFSYVGFETRDIEVKRPDNALNIGLAPSPTQLNETVVSASRVEEQVMRAPVTVEKITARQIERISTPEVLAGLGQFKGIDVNSASMLFTSISTRGFNTAKSERVIQLYDYADGQLPSLNLSPGNLVGIPELDMESIEVVHGPSSALYGANAFNGVVLFNSKDPFVYDGLTARIRGGQRNLLDGQLRYAQKLGEKFAFKVNGSYLTANDWVARNFEATRGSVNPAGSPLGYEALNRYGDLSYTYIPQQQLPGGTSAELYGKTIYMPGFTEEETVAQDNKTRSYRLQGSVAYLLRDDLKLTLDAKHAVGTSTYQNLSRFRIKDLGLNQYKVELKGARGFLRAYSSEDFSGETYELNLLGAYLQLSPTAEGGSTTYYQQYLVGYNSAYKAARAAGQDAATAQATAKAAADATQLKSSDPRFGQLRQRIINNPDNTQGARNTLNSFLNDVSGQYQFKFGDATDLVVGGAYREYRLGSDGRLFADTDGKRLRNYEYGGYAQLSQLLLQDRLKLAVAGRVDEFRNFKAAFSPRASAVYSVGAEKQHNFRASYGRAFRSPSQLEQFSATEIGFGRIQGNIGNGYKGYSRTNAAGQPFGTAPLSTFELSLDRLQLERVNTAEVGYKGILVPKLYLDVNYFYSRYRNFIGGTTFIGNTDGTRPTQAQLATAQAANFGPGQPTRLIYTYYNNDRVNTQGGAVGLTYYATRAVHVSANYSLNVLDRKDIPAGFATFFNAPKHKYNVGAEGLVGQHLSYNLNYRWTQGHLQEMPFATGTISDYSTLDAYLGYTLPKLGATLQLGASNILDSQNVQVYGGPGIGRLAYAGLLFELK